The window atCACAACTATGGCgcaccccctccccccaccccacccgccTCCCCGCTCTCCCAAACCATCATCCCTCGCATGGATATCAACGGCGTGCTACTCGGCTCCCGATATCACGAAACTCCCGATGACAACTCAGCTGACAGCGACAGCTCCTCAGAGGAGGATGGGGCCATGGCCAGCTGGTGTCACTGCAGCCTGACGCCGGATGGCTTGCTCATCAAATGTGACAACTGCAGGTAAGAGATGGAAAAACGGAGCAGTCTGTATCCAGAAGCACTTTGGTATTCAACTCTCCCAACCTTCCCTGCTGTGGGATCAGCTGCATGTGTAACCTGTATTTCAAAAAAGTGTGAACATCCATGATAAAATATAATGCTACTGACACTGGTTACAGTGAAGACTGGCATTGTGTAGAAGGATCACAACTAGAGGATCATTTTAAAGACTACTAGTAATTTTGAGGTTTTTAACCAGGGCCAGTTAAGTGTTGGAAAACTATCAAATCTAGTTGCAGAACTACATTGACAAAACATTGCCTGTTTGTTTGAAatgctgatttgttttattgtggtgTTTCAGGGGACTTGACAGGAGGAAAGGAGCAGAGGGCCAACACAGGAAGACAGAAAATGTCTCAGGTACGTGTCTTATTCTTGTTCATTTAGGCTTAGAGAAGTTTGTAACCATGCCTCATAAAGCATATTACTGATAGATGTTCCCCATCATATCTGATTCATATATATGTGTTTTCTTGGTAGCTGGAGAAAGCAGTGCCACAGAGAGTGGTGATGAAGAGGTGTCGCCCTCCACCATCTCCTACACTGCCACCCAGCATACACCCACCAGCATCAAACTCACTGTCAACCGGGTCAAAAGGAGCAAATccaaaaagaggaagaagagtacGGAGAAGGCCCGTGGAACCCCGAAAGGCAAGAAAGTCAAGGTATGTGAAATGTTAGAAACATACTGGTTCATTATGAGTCTGAGTCAGATTAAAGTCCTGTATggaacttttttattttcttctttgttacCAGCCCGCCACATTGAAAACTCTACAACTATAGAATAGTAGCTGCTTAATCTGTCAGTGTATTGATATGGGTAAACTTCTTCCAGGCTTTCCGAGAGGGTTCTAGGAAGTCCATGAGGATGAAGGTAAGATTAGAGTTAACATCCCATTTATGTGAAGTTATGGATTACACAGTGCAGCCTCATGCTTCCCTTCTCTCTAAAGAAAAACTCTCATAACCTGCTCCATCTTTTATTCTGCCTAGAATTCGACGACTGAGGCCAGCGTGCTGGATGAAAATACAGCAGAGGGGTGGGAGAGCAGGATCCGCCAGTGGACCGACCAGTATGAAGAGGCTCTGGCGAACCAGTACAGTGCTGACGTCCAGACACTGCTTCAGCTTCACCGTGCTGCCAGCACCACTGCCTCGAAGACCGAGAGCAGCGCCACAATGCCTCCCTCCACCACACAGATCCACACCTCAGTCGACGCCATGGACACCATCAACCGTACTGAGCTAGCCTGTAACAATACAGTGCTCGGCTCACAGATGCAGGTTAGCCGGAGTCCGAATCCAATTTTGCATGCATGTGAAACAGTACTATTGCGAAAGATGCAATGTGATTAACCATATTAAACCCATAGTTACCCGAATAACACattatatgaaaacattttactgatcGATAGAAAATCAAAGAGCGCAAGTCAGCTTTTTTCCAAACTTGTCCATCAGATAAATGACGTAGCCTCTTTACATTTTAGTTACTGGTTCTGTAGGCACGGGTAGTCAtgtcatgatgtttttaatattagCCTGCagttacaaataaataatttgtgaTTGGCTTTTTGTAGCTCCAGTTGGGGCGCGTAACGCGAGtgcagaaacacaggaagaTCCTCCGAGCAGCAAAGAACCTGGAACCAGAAACACTTATCATTGAATATCGGGGAAAGGTCATGCTCAAACAACAGTTTGAAGTCAACGGACATTTCTTCAAAAAGTAAGAGGTCACAGTTTATTAGTGATGGGCTATAGTAATTGTGGTATTTGTGTCCAAAGACAACTGATGCATTCTCAAGGTTTATTGTTCTCTcacctttattttttaaatataaaacaattgtTTTTGATACCAGTGTCTCCATATTTTTTCCAGACCCTACCCTTTTGTGCTGTTTTACTCGAAATTTAACGATGTAGAGATGTGTGTTGATGCACGGACCTTTGGAAATGATGCACGTTTCATCAGGAGGTCATGTACACCCAATGCTGAGGTCAGCCATGaagctttatttaaatttgaatacaTGTCAGTGATGGAGAAAATGGTTTTGCTTAAGTGTAAtgctctctttgtctttttaactAAGATAAATTTCCATCTGTTCCGACTGTTCCTGTCGACAGGTCCGACATATGATTGCTGAGGGAATGATCCATCTGTGTATCTACGCTGTCAGTCAAATCACGAAGGACGCTGAGGTCACCATTGGATTTGACTATGAGTTCAATAGCTGGTCAGTACCGATCCTAATTCCATACCTTTTACTTTCCACCTTCTTTGAACCAGCCACTAAAAAGCAACACAGGTCAAATCCTTCCACCCAATCAACAATGATATCAAGTACAAGTGGTAATAGAGCAAACCCTGTCTAGAAATGTACAGAAGATATGATGCAACACATGTTGGTGTCAGATATGAAGCAGGTATTTTGTGCTTTACCTGAAAACCTTTTCTCCAGTGTAATCTTCTCCTCTCTTGGTAACAAACCACCAGTAATTACAAAGTGGACTGTGCCTGCCATAAGGGCAATCAGAACTGCCCGGTGCAGAAGCACAACCTGAGCCCTAGGGAGAGCATCCTGAGTCCCCCCTCCctgctgcctccctctcctctggttGGTGCTGAGACCCGACGGAGAAAAGCTCAGAGAAGGGAAATGGAGGGCTGCCTGGCCAGTGACAGCAACCAGATCCTCGACGAGCACCAGGATGCCAAAGAACTGCAGGGGACAAGTGacacagaggtgtgtgtctAACTAAAATGAAGAGATCTGCACATTAATTGGGTAAAAGCTAAGGTTTAGCAAAGATATCAAACCAATGATTGCTTAAGATTAAGCAAAGGGACAATAAAATGTTCTAAACACATGGCTCAGTTATTTAAAATTCCAATAGTATCCAAATATTGCCTTTACTTAGTGCTGGGTAAAATGTTTTCCTCATGTGCTGCCTGTGCATGTACAATTAGGAGAGACTGCTGGATGAGGTGAAGGtggaagaggcagaggaaggagaagtgGATGAAAATGGGGTCACCGTCTCCAGTAAAAGAGTATGTCATCTTAATTATTTTCCAGTACAGCTGTTTTGCAAATCtcacatacttttatttatatctatatcCTGTATATTATTGTTATACATCAGTCATTCAGAAGACAAAATGTTTCAGGTAAGTGTGATACTGCCTATGTAACTCAACTCTCTGTGCCTATTCATGTAGACATTTAACAGCCTGGAAAGGAGGCGGAGGAGAGTGGGAGGAGCAGACATTAAGGAAGAGGGTGTGGAAACTGAGGACGGGGCAGGAAACCCCACAGGGAACACCCCCACGCCCCACAACACTGGAGTTGGGGTCAGCACAAGACGTACCACCTATGTCATGGTCAGTGAGAGAAATCAAGTTGTTTGATCTGTATgtgttaaagtgatagtttgggttatttgacgtgtGGTTGTATTAGGTACTTATCCATAGTCAGTGTATCAGTGTTTGGAGAAGCAGGCAGGAGTACCGGCGCAGAGGCTGAGCAGTGTactgcaggaaaaacatttttcaaccaTTTAAAAAATGCCCATCTAAAAACCAGCAAGATAAAGCGgtggaaaatattcaaaaatcaGAATACGCTTAAACTGATAGTGGTTTTTCAGGTGGGCATTTTCTAGGTGGCTaaagtacaattttttttttctgctgtcccCATCTACAGCAGTACActgctcagcttctgtgccagtACTCCTGCCTACTTCTTCAAACTGGGAGCGCACTGACCCAGACctactgcaggtaaaacactgaCTATGGATAAATACCTCATACAACCACatgtcaaataacccgaactatcactttcttctttcattgtgttttttgttgtcatctTTCTGGCGGCATCTGATTTATTTGTTCTACTTATATTCTGTTAAGGAAACACCATCTATTGAAGAAAAGACCTCGTTACCCTACTTGCCTACACCAGCTGCTCCCCCTAAACCTGCGCGACCTACCAAGCCTCGGCCCAAAAGCCGGATCTCTCGCTACCGGTCAAGCTCATCGCAGCGGGCTCGGCGGCAGCGTCAAGCCCTCGCCCAGCAGgcggcagcagctgctgcagctgcagctttggCAACAGTCCCATCATCAGCTGAGCAGGGGGCTGCTCTAGATGAGGATGGATCTCAGGGTCCTTATGGTGGCGAACATGGCCAAGGAGAGAGCAGTCTGGGGAGTCATATCCTCGATGGAGAAGGCCAGGGTCTAAACTGCATAAATAGGGGCAACTTGCGCTACCCCAAAACCAAGAAGGTTAGAGGACATTGGACTTGAGAAAACATTctacaattcatttttaaattctctGGTCAAGTCAAGCTTTCCTAATCATATGTGTTATTTTGTATGTTCTGTGCAATGCCACAGTACCTTGTGACAGAGTGGCTGAATGACAAAATCCCTGGAGGGGAGAAGGTCCACCAAGAGGTGCCTGTTGAGCGCCTGCTGCGGATAACCACTGACCCCACGGTGCTGGCCACCACCCTCAACATGCTGCCAGGCCTCTCCCACTCATCGCTCATTTGCACCACACCCAGACACTACGTCCGCTTCGGCTCCCCCTTCAACCCTGAGAGACGCAGACCCCGCCCACTCCAAATGGATGGCACTTATGGCTGCTACAAAAAGGTAAGAGAAAGATGAAGTATATGAATATAAAAGATATACAAATATGCTCATCCTTAGTGAAGTTGCATTGAGTGTTCATGCTGTTACAAGCCTCTCTGCACAGTAAATACTGAAGCTGTCCATTTTGTTGCTTTACATTCATGTaataaacatacacatgtaAATTAGATGGTAATGTgcaggagaaataaaagaaagaaaaaatggtaGTGAGCGATTACTATCAGCAGTTTCCACTgtatgtcagtttgtgttttaaaccaGACATTACTGTTGTTTTGACACAGCGATGGATAAAGCAGGTGGAAGATGAGAGCTGTTCGGCCAGTATGGAGGATGGCACTGAGTCAACCTCCTCCCAGCAAAGTACCAGTAGCAGATCCACCCCCAACCCCCTGTCCAGTGGTATGTACACACCTCCCTCCATCAGGATGATTCATTTACTGGCAGCTGTCAGTGAAGCCTTTGAAAcgacctgtttttttttgtttattcttcAGAAAATGTTACTTGACTTAAGCTTGTTCTTCATCTAGTCAcacccattaaacattcacagtccTGTTCAATAACTTTGGaccattcctcctcctcttacagCTAGAGACCCATTCTTAGGATGTCTGATGTGAGTGACTCTCTTCAggtcattccacagcatctctgttgagttaaacagttaaaaataatagtaatactATCAGGGCcattcatctttaactttgtttattgtgtgttttgtctctttttgacAAAGAATACAAGTGTAGGAAGGCAGAGAGAGTCTGTGACCACAACTGTAcaaagaacaattacacttaatgTAGGGTGAAAAGGCAATAAcatgaactgataaacaaaagatccacaaggccTAATATCTGCCATCATGATATTATCATATGCTTATTATAAACATGGCAGCAAGATTTTTCAAATATCACTTTCATGATGAATACATGTTCACATTGGCAGGTGTTTCCTGTGAATAGATTCAAATGTTTGAGAGTTTTGTAAAAGTCCTGACTCCAAGTTGCTTTTGTTGATGTCATTAGCTGCACTGTGAACGTTTGAATGTTGTATTCAGTAAGAACAGTTGTTATCGTTATTAgttgtgttgttcttttttctttttctttttttttttacacattttatgtcttttaaaaaTCACAGAAGTCAACGCGCCGTTTAAAAAGCGTCGCTCCAAGTATATGGCAGAGATGACACCAGCACCGTCAGACCACCTGCTTCGCCCATTGTCACCCATCACACCGCCACTCCCAGAGGACTCCCTCCACCCGCTGCTTCACACCCCCTGTGGCTCCCTGGTGCCCAATGGCCTGACCTACTCACCCATGCCCTCACTGCCGGCAAGCCGCTGCAACACACCGTTGCAATTTGAAGTAAGGTCACAACAACATACACCTACATCCACAAATACAGTGATTCCCATTACCATCTTTA is drawn from Seriola aureovittata isolate HTS-2021-v1 ecotype China chromosome 2, ASM2101889v1, whole genome shotgun sequence and contains these coding sequences:
- the setd5 gene encoding histone-lysine N-methyltransferase SETD5 isoform X1, whose protein sequence is MSIVIALGVTTPETSYSDMAAGSDPESVEASPAVNEKNYNNHSCGSAQSHGYRGLPYAMQQSSVVCCQDHNYGAPPPPTPPASPLSQTIIPRMDINGVLLGSRYHETPDDNSADSDSSSEEDGAMASWCHCSLTPDGLLIKCDNCRGLDRRKGAEGQHRKTENVSAGESSATESGDEEVSPSTISYTATQHTPTSIKLTVNRVKRSKSKKRKKSTEKARGTPKGKKVKAFREGSRKSMRMKNSTTEASVLDENTAEGWESRIRQWTDQYEEALANQYSADVQTLLQLHRAASTTASKTESSATMPPSTTQIHTSVDAMDTINRTELACNNTVLGSQMQLQLGRVTRVQKHRKILRAAKNLEPETLIIEYRGKVMLKQQFEVNGHFFKKPYPFVLFYSKFNDVEMCVDARTFGNDARFIRRSCTPNAEVRHMIAEGMIHLCIYAVSQITKDAEVTIGFDYEFNSCNYKVDCACHKGNQNCPVQKHNLSPRESILSPPSLLPPSPLVGAETRRRKAQRREMEGCLASDSNQILDEHQDAKELQGTSDTEERLLDEVKVEEAEEGEVDENGVTVSSKRTFNSLERRRRRVGGADIKEEGVETEDGAGNPTGNTPTPHNTGVGVSTRRTTYVMETPSIEEKTSLPYLPTPAAPPKPARPTKPRPKSRISRYRSSSSQRARRQRQALAQQAAAAAAAAALATVPSSAEQGAALDEDGSQGPYGGEHGQGESSLGSHILDGEGQGLNCINRGNLRYPKTKKYLVTEWLNDKIPGGEKVHQEVPVERLLRITTDPTVLATTLNMLPGLSHSSLICTTPRHYVRFGSPFNPERRRPRPLQMDGTYGCYKKRWIKQVEDESCSASMEDGTESTSSQQSTSSRSTPNPLSSEVNAPFKKRRSKYMAEMTPAPSDHLLRPLSPITPPLPEDSLHPLLHTPCGSLVPNGLTYSPMPSLPASRCNTPLQFENISSPEASPVHRPESISPEPCLQTDFEVPRPQFPDLSLPSSLESPVAMTSDDFSLPGCPSGPDSQGPSSVGTSSLNPVSCPSSDLNPQNREQAFRTEFNLIYTCSPLNSNLGNPVATDCRQSQSEGGFSPAESFHSSISGQGLMGDVGPGSMSPYGEPHYGGGYPDSGTPPHTSNPPQKRKRANQHTISLLTGKPDYQAISVRSEYKPVQNMVSLLEYRKRKQSSGRDSEPAGSSSSLGGTPTRPGSHYSQDPHHPHSHQQMQPPASPHSSFPPSAHANPISQIEEISPPDHQGLLVQSRPQENNNQWMVPTTVERLREGQGGLERRLRSIKMERIYKRSDGSTEKEFDADRYEMQAATMASPMKSPHRYSPSVYSHQSSESHRQTDSPSFRQQTSNSPFRGSYSPSSGQSFYARHSSHPGLSQDHPPSSYPSHSPTPTSSSDSRPPAGSLHQQSGYGSSHLKASLLNSSGLARAPTPGSRAQGQTKTDSGPLASRGSQQQVSRSLKSGSPGQATLQASSRLLSASGPTHYPQRGTSLSQFQHSPLQGPGVRTQSGSF
- the setd5 gene encoding histone-lysine N-methyltransferase SETD5 isoform X2; translated protein: MSIVIALGVTTPETSYSDMAAGSDPESVEASPAVNEKNYNNHSCGSAQSHGYRGLPYADHNYGAPPPPTPPASPLSQTIIPRMDINGVLLGSRYHETPDDNSADSDSSSEEDGAMASWCHCSLTPDGLLIKCDNCRGLDRRKGAEGQHRKTENVSAGESSATESGDEEVSPSTISYTATQHTPTSIKLTVNRVKRSKSKKRKKSTEKARGTPKGKKVKAFREGSRKSMRMKNSTTEASVLDENTAEGWESRIRQWTDQYEEALANQYSADVQTLLQLHRAASTTASKTESSATMPPSTTQIHTSVDAMDTINRTELACNNTVLGSQMQLQLGRVTRVQKHRKILRAAKNLEPETLIIEYRGKVMLKQQFEVNGHFFKKPYPFVLFYSKFNDVEMCVDARTFGNDARFIRRSCTPNAEVRHMIAEGMIHLCIYAVSQITKDAEVTIGFDYEFNSCNYKVDCACHKGNQNCPVQKHNLSPRESILSPPSLLPPSPLVGAETRRRKAQRREMEGCLASDSNQILDEHQDAKELQGTSDTEERLLDEVKVEEAEEGEVDENGVTVSSKRTFNSLERRRRRVGGADIKEEGVETEDGAGNPTGNTPTPHNTGVGVSTRRTTYVMETPSIEEKTSLPYLPTPAAPPKPARPTKPRPKSRISRYRSSSSQRARRQRQALAQQAAAAAAAAALATVPSSAEQGAALDEDGSQGPYGGEHGQGESSLGSHILDGEGQGLNCINRGNLRYPKTKKYLVTEWLNDKIPGGEKVHQEVPVERLLRITTDPTVLATTLNMLPGLSHSSLICTTPRHYVRFGSPFNPERRRPRPLQMDGTYGCYKKRWIKQVEDESCSASMEDGTESTSSQQSTSSRSTPNPLSSEVNAPFKKRRSKYMAEMTPAPSDHLLRPLSPITPPLPEDSLHPLLHTPCGSLVPNGLTYSPMPSLPASRCNTPLQFENISSPEASPVHRPESISPEPCLQTDFEVPRPQFPDLSLPSSLESPVAMTSDDFSLPGCPSGPDSQGPSSVGTSSLNPVSCPSSDLNPQNREQAFRTEFNLIYTCSPLNSNLGNPVATDCRQSQSEGGFSPAESFHSSISGQGLMGDVGPGSMSPYGEPHYGGGYPDSGTPPHTSNPPQKRKRANQHTISLLTGKPDYQAISVRSEYKPVQNMVSLLEYRKRKQSSGRDSEPAGSSSSLGGTPTRPGSHYSQDPHHPHSHQQMQPPASPHSSFPPSAHANPISQIEEISPPDHQGLLVQSRPQENNNQWMVPTTVERLREGQGGLERRLRSIKMERIYKRSDGSTEKEFDADRYEMQAATMASPMKSPHRYSPSVYSHQSSESHRQTDSPSFRQQTSNSPFRGSYSPSSGQSFYARHSSHPGLSQDHPPSSYPSHSPTPTSSSDSRPPAGSLHQQSGYGSSHLKASLLNSSGLARAPTPGSRAQGQTKTDSGPLASRGSQQQVSRSLKSGSPGQATLQASSRLLSASGPTHYPQRGTSLSQFQHSPLQGPGVRTQSGSF
- the setd5 gene encoding histone-lysine N-methyltransferase SETD5 isoform X4, which produces MSIVIALGVTTPETSYSDMAAGSDPESVEASPAVNEKNYNNHSCGSAQSHGYRGLPYAMQQSSVVCCQDHNYGAPPPPTPPASPLSQTIIPRMDINGVLLGSRYHETPDDNSADSDSSSEEDGAMASWCHCSLTPDGLLIKCDNCRGLDRRKGAEGQHRKTENVSAGESSATESGDEEVSPSTISYTATQHTPTSIKLTVNRVKRSKSKKRKKSTEKARGTPKGKKVKAFREGSRKSMRMKNSTTEASVLDENTAEGWESRIRQWTDQYEEALANQYSADVQTLLQLHRAASTTASKTESSATMPPSTTQIHTSVDAMDTINRTELACNNTVLGSQMQLQLGRVTRVQKHRKILRAAKNLEPETLIIEYRGKVMLKQQFEVNGHFFKKPYPFVLFYSKFNDVEMCVDARTFGNDARFIRRSCTPNAEVRHMIAEGMIHLCIYAVSQITKDAEVTIGFDYEFNSCNYKVDCACHKGNQNCPVQKHNLSPRESILSPPSLLPPSPLVGAETRRRKAQRREMEGCLASDSNQILDEHQDAKELQGTSDTEERLLDEVKVEEAEEGEVDENGVTVSSKRTFNSLERRRRRVGGADIKEEGVETEDGAGNPTGNTPTPHNTGVGVSTRRTTYVMETPSIEEKTSLPYLPTPAAPPKPARPTKPRPKSRISRYRSSSSQRARRQRQALAQQAAAAAAAAALATVPSSAEQGAALDEDGSQGPYGGEHGQGESSLGSHILDGEGQGLNCINRGNLRYPKTKKYLVTEWLNDKIPGGEKVHQEVPVERLLRITTDPTVLATTLNMLPGLSHSSLICTTPRHYVRFGSPFNPERRRPRPLQMDGTYGCYKKRWIKQVEDESCSASMEDGTESTSSQQSTSSRSTPNPLSSEVNAPFKKRRSKYMAEMTPAPSDHLLRPLSPITPPLPEDSLHPLLHTPCGSLVPNGLTYSPMPSLPASRCNTPLQFENISSPEASPVHRPESISPEPCLQTDFEVPRPQFPDLSLPSSLESPVAMTSDDFSLPGCPSGPDSQGPSSVGTSSLNPVSCPSSDLNPQNREQAFRTEFNLIYTCSPLNSNLGNPVATDCRQSQSEGGFSPAESFHSSISGQGLMGDVGPGSMSPYGEPHYGGGYPDSGTPPHTSNPPQKRKVSLLEYRKRKQSSGRDSEPAGSSSSLGGTPTRPGSHYSQDPHHPHSHQQMQPPASPHSSFPPSAHANPISQIEEISPPDHQGLLVQSRPQENNNQWMVPTTVERLREGQGGLERRLRSIKMERIYKRSDGSTEKEFDADRYEMQAATMASPMKSPHRYSPSVYSHQSSESHRQTDSPSFRQQTSNSPFRGSYSPSSGQSFYARHSSHPGLSQDHPPSSYPSHSPTPTSSSDSRPPAGSLHQQSGYGSSHLKASLLNSSGLARAPTPGSRAQGQTKTDSGPLASRGSQQQVSRSLKSGSPGQATLQASSRLLSASGPTHYPQRGTSLSQFQHSPLQGPGVRTQSGSF
- the setd5 gene encoding histone-lysine N-methyltransferase SETD5 isoform X6; the encoded protein is MSIVIALGVTTPETSYSDMAAGSDPESVEASPAVNEKNYNNHSCGSAQSHGYRGLPYAMQQSSVVCCQDHNYGAPPPPTPPASPLSQTIIPRMDINGVLLGSRYHETPDDNSADSDSSSEEDGAMASWCHCSLTPDGLLIKCDNCRGLDRRKGAEGQHRKTENVSAGESSATESGDEEVSPSTISYTATQHTPTSIKLTVNRVKRSKSKKRKKSTEKARGTPKGKKVKNSTTEASVLDENTAEGWESRIRQWTDQYEEALANQYSADVQTLLQLHRAASTTASKTESSATMPPSTTQIHTSVDAMDTINRTELACNNTVLGSQMQLQLGRVTRVQKHRKILRAAKNLEPETLIIEYRGKVMLKQQFEVNGHFFKKPYPFVLFYSKFNDVEMCVDARTFGNDARFIRRSCTPNAEVRHMIAEGMIHLCIYAVSQITKDAEVTIGFDYEFNSCNYKVDCACHKGNQNCPVQKHNLSPRESILSPPSLLPPSPLVGAETRRRKAQRREMEGCLASDSNQILDEHQDAKELQGTSDTEERLLDEVKVEEAEEGEVDENGVTVSSKRTFNSLERRRRRVGGADIKEEGVETEDGAGNPTGNTPTPHNTGVGVSTRRTTYVMETPSIEEKTSLPYLPTPAAPPKPARPTKPRPKSRISRYRSSSSQRARRQRQALAQQAAAAAAAAALATVPSSAEQGAALDEDGSQGPYGGEHGQGESSLGSHILDGEGQGLNCINRGNLRYPKTKKYLVTEWLNDKIPGGEKVHQEVPVERLLRITTDPTVLATTLNMLPGLSHSSLICTTPRHYVRFGSPFNPERRRPRPLQMDGTYGCYKKRWIKQVEDESCSASMEDGTESTSSQQSTSSRSTPNPLSSEVNAPFKKRRSKYMAEMTPAPSDHLLRPLSPITPPLPEDSLHPLLHTPCGSLVPNGLTYSPMPSLPASRCNTPLQFENISSPEASPVHRPESISPEPCLQTDFEVPRPQFPDLSLPSSLESPVAMTSDDFSLPGCPSGPDSQGPSSVGTSSLNPVSCPSSDLNPQNREQAFRTEFNLIYTCSPLNSNLGNPVATDCRQSQSEGGFSPAESFHSSISGQGLMGDVGPGSMSPYGEPHYGGGYPDSGTPPHTSNPPQKRKVSLLEYRKRKQSSGRDSEPAGSSSSLGGTPTRPGSHYSQDPHHPHSHQQMQPPASPHSSFPPSAHANPISQIEEISPPDHQGLLVQSRPQENNNQWMVPTTVERLREGQGGLERRLRSIKMERIYKRSDGSTEKEFDADRYEMQAATMASPMKSPHRYSPSVYSHQSSESHRQTDSPSFRQQTSNSPFRGSYSPSSGQSFYARHSSHPGLSQDHPPSSYPSHSPTPTSSSDSRPPAGSLHQQSGYGSSHLKASLLNSSGLARAPTPGSRAQGQTKTDSGPLASRGSQQQVSRSLKSGSPGQATLQASSRLLSASGPTHYPQRGTSLSQFQHSPLQGPGVRTQSGSF
- the setd5 gene encoding histone-lysine N-methyltransferase SETD5 isoform X3, yielding MSIVIALGVTTPETSYSDMAAGSDPESVEASPAVNEKNYNNHSCGSAQSHGYRGLPYAMQQSSVVCCQDHNYGAPPPPTPPASPLSQTIIPRMDINGVLLGSRYHETPDDNSADSDSSSEEDGAMASWCHCSLTPDGLLIKCDNCRGLDRRKGAEGQHRKTENVSAGESSATESGDEEVSPSTISYTATQHTPTSIKLTVNRVKRSKSKKRKKSTEKARGTPKGKKVKNSTTEASVLDENTAEGWESRIRQWTDQYEEALANQYSADVQTLLQLHRAASTTASKTESSATMPPSTTQIHTSVDAMDTINRTELACNNTVLGSQMQLQLGRVTRVQKHRKILRAAKNLEPETLIIEYRGKVMLKQQFEVNGHFFKKPYPFVLFYSKFNDVEMCVDARTFGNDARFIRRSCTPNAEVRHMIAEGMIHLCIYAVSQITKDAEVTIGFDYEFNSCNYKVDCACHKGNQNCPVQKHNLSPRESILSPPSLLPPSPLVGAETRRRKAQRREMEGCLASDSNQILDEHQDAKELQGTSDTEERLLDEVKVEEAEEGEVDENGVTVSSKRTFNSLERRRRRVGGADIKEEGVETEDGAGNPTGNTPTPHNTGVGVSTRRTTYVMETPSIEEKTSLPYLPTPAAPPKPARPTKPRPKSRISRYRSSSSQRARRQRQALAQQAAAAAAAAALATVPSSAEQGAALDEDGSQGPYGGEHGQGESSLGSHILDGEGQGLNCINRGNLRYPKTKKYLVTEWLNDKIPGGEKVHQEVPVERLLRITTDPTVLATTLNMLPGLSHSSLICTTPRHYVRFGSPFNPERRRPRPLQMDGTYGCYKKRWIKQVEDESCSASMEDGTESTSSQQSTSSRSTPNPLSSEVNAPFKKRRSKYMAEMTPAPSDHLLRPLSPITPPLPEDSLHPLLHTPCGSLVPNGLTYSPMPSLPASRCNTPLQFENISSPEASPVHRPESISPEPCLQTDFEVPRPQFPDLSLPSSLESPVAMTSDDFSLPGCPSGPDSQGPSSVGTSSLNPVSCPSSDLNPQNREQAFRTEFNLIYTCSPLNSNLGNPVATDCRQSQSEGGFSPAESFHSSISGQGLMGDVGPGSMSPYGEPHYGGGYPDSGTPPHTSNPPQKRKRANQHTISLLTGKPDYQAISVRSEYKPVQNMVSLLEYRKRKQSSGRDSEPAGSSSSLGGTPTRPGSHYSQDPHHPHSHQQMQPPASPHSSFPPSAHANPISQIEEISPPDHQGLLVQSRPQENNNQWMVPTTVERLREGQGGLERRLRSIKMERIYKRSDGSTEKEFDADRYEMQAATMASPMKSPHRYSPSVYSHQSSESHRQTDSPSFRQQTSNSPFRGSYSPSSGQSFYARHSSHPGLSQDHPPSSYPSHSPTPTSSSDSRPPAGSLHQQSGYGSSHLKASLLNSSGLARAPTPGSRAQGQTKTDSGPLASRGSQQQVSRSLKSGSPGQATLQASSRLLSASGPTHYPQRGTSLSQFQHSPLQGPGVRTQSGSF